The following are from one region of the Cytobacillus firmus genome:
- a CDS encoding putative polysaccharide biosynthesis protein has translation MRPVQTSGDLFRGAFILTVAALITKILSAIYRVPFQNIVGDVGFYIYQQVYPFYGIIIVLSTYGFPVIISKLYAEQAALKKEQDIQNLFAVSAFVLFIIGFIGFSTLYWGSDWLAARMGDPQLAILLRVVAAVFLVFPVLSLFRGYFQGKGDMVPTAVSQVGEQLVRVVTILLAAYLLVKEGNSLYMVGGGAMFGAVTGGVIAVLILITFFYIKSRKSLPSAISIDFKQGGKLAKTIIIQGFAICISSLVLIFIQLADSFNLYSLLLASGIEGEEAKALKGVYDRGQPIVQLGIVVATSMSLSLVPLISKEKMRNQPSFLHSKIRLALQIGILVGAAATVGLWNIIKPANIMLFENSSGSDVLAILSLLILLSSLIITITGILQGLGFIFFPAGAILLGFAAKLVLNTLLVPSYGTIGAAAASCIALAAVLILLIAKLQVYLKISLISLRFLFAAGFAALMMSVVLQLYLSATALLTIPEPGRAFAGFQALSGVALGGFTYLYIMFKGNTFKEEELALLPFGSKLMFLLPKKTRR, from the coding sequence CTGAGGCCCGTTCAGACATCCGGCGATTTGTTTAGAGGTGCGTTTATCCTGACGGTCGCTGCCTTGATTACCAAAATTTTAAGCGCAATTTACCGGGTCCCCTTTCAAAATATTGTCGGGGATGTAGGGTTTTATATATATCAGCAGGTTTATCCGTTCTATGGAATCATTATTGTGTTATCTACATACGGGTTTCCGGTCATTATTTCTAAGCTTTATGCCGAACAGGCTGCTCTAAAGAAAGAGCAGGATATTCAAAACTTATTTGCCGTATCTGCCTTTGTTTTATTCATAATAGGTTTTATCGGGTTTTCCACCCTGTACTGGGGCTCGGACTGGCTGGCAGCAAGGATGGGCGATCCGCAGCTGGCGATTCTGCTCAGAGTGGTGGCAGCCGTGTTTCTTGTTTTCCCAGTCCTGTCTCTTTTCCGGGGATATTTCCAAGGGAAAGGAGACATGGTTCCAACCGCTGTTTCCCAGGTAGGAGAACAGCTTGTCAGGGTCGTTACGATCCTGCTTGCCGCTTATCTGCTGGTTAAGGAAGGGAATTCCCTCTACATGGTGGGAGGCGGGGCCATGTTCGGGGCCGTTACCGGCGGAGTCATCGCCGTCCTGATTTTAATTACCTTTTTTTATATAAAAAGTAGAAAAAGCCTGCCGTCCGCCATTTCAATCGATTTTAAACAAGGCGGCAAGCTGGCCAAAACGATTATCATACAGGGATTTGCCATCTGCATAAGCAGTCTGGTGCTTATTTTCATTCAGCTGGCAGATTCGTTTAATTTATACTCGCTCCTCCTGGCATCCGGAATTGAAGGGGAAGAAGCCAAGGCGCTGAAAGGCGTGTATGACCGAGGACAGCCGATTGTCCAGCTGGGCATTGTCGTGGCAACATCCATGTCTCTGTCGCTTGTGCCGCTCATTTCCAAAGAAAAAATGAGAAATCAGCCCTCATTCCTTCATAGTAAAATCAGACTTGCCCTTCAAATCGGCATTCTGGTTGGAGCGGCCGCAACCGTTGGGCTCTGGAATATCATAAAGCCTGCGAATATTATGCTGTTTGAAAACTCATCAGGATCAGATGTCCTGGCGATTCTCAGTCTGCTGATTTTGCTGAGCAGCCTGATCATCACTATCACCGGCATTTTACAGGGACTGGGGTTTATCTTTTTTCCGGCAGGAGCCATTCTGCTTGGATTTGCGGCAAAACTCGTCCTGAATACGCTATTGGTGCCATCATACGGCACAATCGGTGCAGCCGCGGCATCATGCATAGCCCTTGCGGCCGTCCTCATACTTCTTATAGCAAAGCTTCAGGTATACTTGAAAATTTCATTGATTTCACTGCGATTTCTATTTGCGGCTGGATTCGCAGCACTAATGATGTCAGTTGTTCTGCAGCTGTACCTATCTGCCACAGCACTGCTGACCATCCCGGAGCCGGGCAGGGCGTTTGCCGGATTCCAGGCATTAAGCGGCGTAGCGCTCGGAGGCTTTACGTATTTGTATATCATGTTTAAAGGCAATACTTTTAAAGAGGAAGAGCTTGCTTTGCTGCCGTTTGGAAGCAAACTCATGTTCTTGCTTCCTAAAAAGACTAGGAGATGA
- the spoVT gene encoding stage V sporulation protein T, with the protein MKATGIVRRIDDLGRVVIPKEIRRTLRIREGDPLEIFVDRDGEVILKKYSPISELSDFAREYAEALYDSLGNPVLICDRDTYITVAGGSKKDYLNKNISDLVEKTMEERSSVLVNQSGDISLVDGNTESSSAYTIGPIIANGDPIGAVIIFAKEDSLGDVEQKAVETAAGFLARQMES; encoded by the coding sequence ATGAAAGCAACAGGTATAGTTCGTCGTATCGATGATTTGGGTCGTGTAGTCATTCCTAAAGAAATCCGCAGAACATTGCGTATTCGTGAGGGGGACCCGCTGGAGATTTTCGTAGATCGTGATGGAGAAGTCATCTTAAAGAAATATTCACCAATCAGTGAACTGAGCGATTTTGCAAGAGAATATGCAGAAGCCTTATATGACAGCCTGGGAAATCCAGTGTTAATCTGTGACAGAGATACTTACATTACTGTTGCAGGCGGTTCTAAAAAGGACTATTTAAACAAGAATATAAGCGATCTTGTTGAAAAAACAATGGAAGAACGCAGTTCAGTCCTGGTAAACCAGTCAGGCGATATTTCGCTTGTGGACGGGAACACTGAATCTTCCTCTGCTTATACAATTGGCCCAATCATTGCAAACGGCGACCCAATTGGTGCAGTTATCATTTTTGCAAAAGAAGATTCACTTGGCGATGTGGAACAAAAAGCAGTTGAAACAGCAGCAGGCTTCCTGGCCAGACAAATGGAATCATAA
- the mfd gene encoding transcription-repair coupling factor — MFGLKEIISRQDDVSSILSGIEEGLREQMLAGLSGSARTLFLSSIYEQSGRPMLVVTHNLLQAQKLYDDIVYLAGESEVLLYPANELIAAEMGIASPELKAQRIEALNYWSTHKTGIMIVPMAGLRKILPPPNHWTQYQLSLKIGDDLTDDQLKRFVQMGYVRSEMVSSPGEFSVRGGIIDIYPLTEADPVRIELFDTEVDSIRTFSLEDQRSKEKLTEISIGPATEIPLNSEHFETIIEKLEKGLGSSLKKLKDDKAKTQLAQNVGYELEQLRMGNKPEQLFKYLSFAFEEGSSLVDYLPANGLIFIDEISRVQEMNDSLDKEEAEWYTSLLGEGQIIHDVKVSHTLKEFLHRSRHPITYMSLFLRHVPNTNPQNIINVTCKQMQNFHGQMHVLKSELDRWKKGKYSVVFLGPDEDRIKKLQRVLEDYEIEAAFVSENDPVLTGKIQITEGSLQTGFELPGQKLAVITEEELFNKRTKKKARRQKLSNAERIKSYSELKVGDYVVHVNHGIGKYLGIETLEINGVHKDYLHIRYQGSDKLYVPVEQIDLVQKYVGSEAKEPKIYKLGGNDWKRVKKKVQSSVQDIADDLIKLYAEREASKGFAFNPDGDMQREFEAAFPYQETEDQIRSIHEIKKDMERERPMDRLLCGDVGYGKTEVAIRAAFKAIADGKQVAILVPTTILAQQHYETMRERFQDYPIEIGLLSRFRTKKQQTETLKGLKAGTIDVVVGTHRILSKDIQYRDLGLLVIDEEQRFGVTHKEKIKQLKTNVDVLTLTATPIPRTLHMSMLGVRDLSVIETPPENRFPVQTYVMEYNGALVREAIERELARDGQVYFLYNRVEDIERKAEEISMLVPDARVTYAHGKMTENELESVMLSFLEGESDVLVSTTIIETGVDIPNVNTLIVHDADKMGLSQLYQLRGRVGRSNRVAYAYFTYRKDKVLTEVAEKRLQAIKEFTELGSGFKIAMRDLSIRGAGNLLGAEQHGFIDSVGFDLYSQMLKEAIEERKDKLDGIEEKPAKIEIDLDVDAYIPDFYLSDGHQKIEMYKRFRGISSLEDVEELQDEMIDRFGEYPDEVGYLFQIAEMKAYGELAGVETVKQSKQEVLILLSENASEHIDGQKIFQITSKYGRMIGLGMDGKKLKAVLHIKGVKTNEWLNIAYEVIKGMQEAKKEQEHPTA; from the coding sequence ATGTTTGGTCTTAAAGAGATTATTAGCCGGCAGGATGATGTAAGTTCCATCTTGTCTGGCATTGAGGAAGGACTGAGGGAGCAGATGCTTGCCGGTTTATCAGGATCGGCACGCACCTTGTTTTTGTCTTCCATATATGAGCAATCGGGAAGGCCGATGCTTGTTGTGACGCACAACCTTCTGCAGGCACAGAAGCTATATGATGATATCGTCTATCTGGCAGGAGAATCTGAAGTGCTTTTGTATCCTGCCAATGAATTGATCGCGGCTGAAATGGGGATTGCCAGCCCCGAGTTAAAGGCCCAGCGGATTGAGGCTTTAAATTATTGGAGTACACATAAGACAGGTATCATGATTGTCCCGATGGCCGGGCTAAGAAAAATTCTTCCGCCTCCAAACCACTGGACACAATACCAGTTGTCTTTAAAAATAGGCGATGATTTGACTGATGATCAATTAAAAAGATTTGTTCAGATGGGCTATGTCCGCTCTGAGATGGTTTCTTCGCCTGGAGAATTCAGTGTCAGGGGCGGAATCATTGATATCTATCCACTGACTGAAGCGGATCCGGTAAGGATTGAGCTGTTTGATACGGAAGTGGATTCGATCCGGACCTTTTCTTTGGAGGATCAGAGATCAAAAGAAAAACTAACCGAGATTTCAATTGGCCCGGCAACCGAAATCCCTCTTAATTCAGAACACTTCGAGACCATAATTGAAAAATTGGAAAAGGGCCTGGGATCAAGCCTGAAAAAATTGAAAGACGATAAAGCGAAAACGCAGCTGGCCCAGAATGTTGGCTACGAATTGGAACAGCTGCGAATGGGGAATAAGCCTGAACAGCTTTTCAAATACCTTTCGTTTGCCTTTGAGGAAGGAAGTAGTTTAGTAGACTATCTCCCTGCCAATGGCTTAATTTTCATTGATGAAATCAGCCGTGTTCAGGAAATGAACGACTCCCTGGATAAGGAGGAGGCTGAGTGGTATACAAGTCTTTTGGGCGAGGGCCAGATCATTCATGATGTGAAGGTATCCCACACCTTAAAAGAGTTTTTACACCGTTCCAGACATCCGATTACGTATATGTCCCTGTTCCTGAGACATGTACCGAATACCAACCCGCAAAACATCATTAATGTCACCTGCAAACAGATGCAGAATTTCCATGGACAGATGCATGTGCTGAAAAGCGAGCTGGACAGATGGAAAAAAGGCAAATATTCGGTCGTATTCCTGGGCCCAGATGAAGATCGGATCAAAAAGCTGCAGAGAGTTCTTGAAGACTACGAAATTGAAGCAGCATTTGTGAGTGAGAATGACCCGGTTTTAACAGGGAAAATCCAAATTACAGAGGGCAGCCTTCAGACCGGCTTTGAGCTTCCGGGCCAAAAGCTGGCCGTTATTACGGAAGAAGAGCTTTTTAATAAACGTACGAAAAAGAAAGCCCGCAGGCAAAAGCTTTCAAATGCGGAAAGAATCAAAAGCTATTCCGAACTGAAGGTTGGGGACTATGTCGTTCACGTCAATCACGGGATCGGAAAATACCTGGGGATTGAAACCCTTGAGATTAATGGAGTCCATAAAGATTATCTTCATATCCGCTACCAGGGCAGCGACAAGCTGTACGTGCCGGTGGAGCAGATCGATCTTGTCCAGAAATATGTTGGCTCCGAAGCAAAAGAGCCTAAAATTTATAAGCTGGGCGGAAACGACTGGAAGCGGGTTAAGAAGAAGGTTCAATCATCTGTTCAGGATATTGCGGATGATCTAATCAAGCTTTATGCAGAGCGCGAGGCATCAAAAGGCTTTGCCTTCAATCCGGATGGGGATATGCAAAGAGAGTTTGAAGCGGCCTTCCCTTACCAGGAAACAGAGGACCAGATCCGCTCCATCCATGAAATTAAGAAGGATATGGAGAGGGAGCGACCGATGGACCGCTTATTATGCGGAGATGTTGGCTATGGGAAAACAGAAGTGGCCATCCGTGCTGCCTTTAAGGCCATTGCAGATGGAAAGCAGGTTGCCATCCTCGTTCCGACGACGATCCTGGCTCAGCAGCATTATGAAACAATGAGAGAACGATTCCAGGATTACCCGATCGAAATTGGGCTATTAAGCCGATTCAGAACAAAAAAGCAGCAGACCGAAACGCTTAAGGGCTTAAAGGCCGGGACTATTGACGTAGTTGTCGGCACACACCGGATTTTATCAAAGGATATCCAGTATAGAGATTTAGGCCTGCTCGTTATTGATGAAGAGCAGCGCTTTGGCGTGACACATAAAGAAAAGATTAAGCAGCTTAAGACTAATGTGGATGTCCTTACTCTGACAGCCACGCCAATCCCGAGAACCCTTCATATGTCAATGCTTGGCGTTCGGGACCTTTCCGTTATTGAAACACCGCCTGAAAACCGGTTCCCGGTTCAGACTTATGTGATGGAATACAATGGTGCGCTGGTTCGTGAAGCCATTGAAAGGGAACTGGCGAGGGATGGACAGGTCTATTTTCTATATAACCGGGTGGAGGATATAGAACGAAAAGCCGAGGAAATATCCATGCTGGTTCCAGATGCAAGGGTAACATATGCCCATGGGAAAATGACGGAAAATGAGTTAGAATCTGTTATGTTAAGCTTCCTTGAAGGCGAGTCCGATGTTCTCGTCAGCACAACGATTATTGAAACAGGTGTAGATATTCCAAATGTCAACACGCTGATTGTCCATGATGCAGACAAAATGGGTCTGTCCCAGCTTTATCAGCTCAGGGGCCGGGTTGGCCGTTCCAACAGAGTTGCCTATGCGTACTTTACGTATCGAAAAGACAAAGTACTAACAGAAGTAGCTGAAAAAAGGCTTCAGGCCATAAAAGAATTTACAGAGCTCGGGTCAGGCTTCAAAATTGCCATGCGGGATTTATCCATCAGGGGCGCCGGCAATCTGCTTGGAGCCGAACAGCATGGATTTATCGACTCGGTCGGTTTTGATCTGTATTCGCAAATGCTGAAAGAAGCGATTGAAGAACGGAAAGATAAGCTGGATGGCATCGAGGAAAAGCCGGCTAAAATTGAAATCGATCTGGATGTTGATGCCTATATTCCTGATTTCTATTTATCTGATGGCCATCAGAAAATTGAAATGTATAAGCGGTTCCGCGGCATTTCCTCTCTTGAAGATGTAGAAGAGCTTCAGGATGAAATGATTGACCGTTTTGGGGAATATCCGGATGAGGTAGGATACTTATTCCAGATTGCTGAAATGAAGGCTTACGGTGAACTGGCAGGAGTCGAGACAGTGAAGCAATCCAAACAGGAAGTGCTGATTCTTTTATCCGAAAATGCCAGCGAACATATAGACGGACAGAAGATTTTCCAGATCACCAGCAAATACGGCCGGATGATCGGCCTGGGCATGGATGGAAAGAAGCTGAAAGCAGTCCTTCATATTAAAGGCGTCAAAACAAATGAATGGCTCAATATTGCTTACGAAGTGATCAAGGGAATGCAGGAAGCTAAGAAGGAACAAGAACATCCAACTGCCTAA
- a CDS encoding anti-sigma-F factor Fin family protein: MSIHYHCRHCGTKIGSIENSSVYSEQLGFHKLNDQERQEMISYDQSGDMHVRAICEDCQESLERNPDYHQQDFIIH; the protein is encoded by the coding sequence ATGTCTATTCATTATCATTGCCGTCATTGCGGAACAAAGATTGGTTCAATAGAGAACAGTTCTGTTTACTCAGAGCAGCTTGGCTTCCATAAGCTAAACGATCAGGAACGCCAGGAGATGATCTCGTATGATCAGTCAGGAGATATGCATGTTCGAGCGATCTGTGAGGATTGCCAGGAATCACTCGAACGCAATCCGGATTATCATCAGCAGGACTTTATTATTCATTAA
- the pth gene encoding aminoacyl-tRNA hydrolase has product MKLIVGLGNPGKQYDKTRHNIGFDVIDVLSDRLNIPLNQAKLKGVFGAGYVNGEKVFLLKPLTYMNLSGESIRAVMDYFEINDDELVVIYDDLDLPVGKIRLRQKGSAGGHNGIKSTIAHMGTQEFNRIRVGIDRPPSGMKVPDYVLGRFTKEEQAIMDETAKKCAEACEEWFKRPFLHVMNDFNQ; this is encoded by the coding sequence ATGAAATTAATTGTAGGGCTGGGGAATCCCGGCAAGCAGTATGATAAAACGAGGCACAATATTGGCTTTGATGTGATTGATGTTTTATCGGACCGGCTGAATATTCCTCTGAATCAGGCCAAGCTGAAAGGCGTATTTGGAGCAGGCTATGTGAACGGAGAAAAAGTATTTCTGCTTAAGCCTCTTACATATATGAATTTATCCGGAGAGTCCATCCGGGCTGTTATGGATTATTTCGAGATTAATGATGATGAACTTGTGGTCATCTATGATGACCTGGATCTTCCTGTGGGCAAGATTCGGCTCCGCCAAAAAGGGAGCGCAGGAGGCCACAATGGGATCAAGTCGACAATCGCACATATGGGGACACAGGAGTTTAACAGAATCCGAGTGGGGATCGACCGTCCGCCAAGCGGAATGAAGGTGCCGGACTATGTGCTCGGCCGCTTCACGAAAGAAGAACAGGCCATCATGGACGAAACGGCTAAAAAGTGTGCAGAGGCCTGTGAGGAATGGTTCAAAAGACCATTTTTACACGTAATGAACGATTTTAATCAATAA
- a CDS encoding 50S ribosomal protein L25/general stress protein Ctc has product MTAVLQAKERKGSRNSNLTSLRREGNIPAVVYGSKLQSKSIYLSEADFLKTIKEVGRNGVFSLDVDGSKHEVVLSDYQSNPIKNAIVHADFLAVDMNKEMTADVRVVLTGDAAGVKDGGVMQQSMHEVSVTATPSNIPSSVEVDVTNLQVNETLTVADIKANRGYDINNEEDTVIASILPPRQEEEINSGEEQEAGTPENEEGRETTADEDKTGEE; this is encoded by the coding sequence ATGACAGCTGTATTGCAGGCAAAAGAAAGAAAAGGTTCACGCAACTCTAACTTAACCTCACTGCGCAGGGAAGGGAATATTCCGGCCGTTGTGTATGGTTCAAAGCTGCAAAGCAAATCAATCTACTTAAGCGAAGCCGATTTTCTGAAGACAATAAAGGAAGTAGGCAGAAACGGCGTATTCTCATTGGATGTAGATGGCAGCAAGCATGAAGTGGTGCTAAGTGACTATCAATCCAATCCAATTAAAAATGCAATTGTCCATGCGGATTTTCTTGCGGTAGATATGAATAAGGAAATGACGGCAGATGTACGCGTCGTCTTAACTGGAGATGCAGCAGGTGTGAAAGATGGAGGCGTTATGCAGCAATCCATGCATGAAGTCTCAGTCACAGCGACACCAAGTAATATTCCATCCTCTGTTGAAGTGGATGTAACGAACCTCCAGGTAAATGAGACCCTGACAGTCGCCGATATCAAAGCAAATCGCGGCTATGACATAAACAATGAAGAAGACACGGTTATCGCTTCCATCCTTCCTCCAAGACAGGAAGAAGAAATCAACAGCGGTGAAGAACAGGAAGCGGGCACACCTGAAAATGAAGAAGGCAGAGAAACAACAGCAGACGAAGATAAAACAGGCGAAGAATAA
- a CDS encoding ribose-phosphate diphosphokinase: MSNQYLDPNLKVFSLNSNRKLAAEIANVIGVELGKCSVTRFSDGEIQINIEESIRGCDVYVIQSTSSPVNEHLMELLIMIDALKRASAKTINIVMPYYGYARQDRKARAREPITAKLAANLLETAGATRVITLDLHAPQIQGFFDIPIDHLMGVPILSDYFKNKMMNDDIVIVSPDHGGVTRARKMADRLKAPIAIIDKRRPRPNVAEVMNIVGNIDGKTAILIDDIIDTAGTITLAANALIENGASEVYACCTHPVLSGPAIERIENSTIKELVVTNSITLQEEKKTGKIVELSVAPLIGEAIIRVHEEQSVSTLFD, from the coding sequence ATGTCAAACCAGTATTTAGATCCAAATTTAAAGGTGTTCAGTTTAAATTCAAACCGCAAGCTGGCTGCAGAAATCGCCAATGTGATTGGTGTGGAGCTTGGTAAATGTTCCGTAACGCGCTTCAGCGACGGCGAAATCCAAATTAACATTGAAGAAAGCATCCGCGGATGCGATGTGTATGTAATCCAGTCTACGAGCTCTCCTGTCAATGAGCATTTAATGGAGCTTTTGATCATGATCGATGCTCTTAAGCGTGCATCTGCCAAGACCATCAACATCGTAATGCCTTACTATGGCTATGCCCGCCAGGACCGCAAGGCAAGAGCGCGTGAGCCGATTACAGCTAAGCTTGCAGCAAACCTTTTGGAAACTGCTGGTGCAACCCGTGTGATTACACTTGACCTGCATGCGCCGCAAATTCAAGGATTCTTCGATATTCCTATCGACCATTTAATGGGTGTGCCAATCCTTTCTGATTACTTTAAGAACAAAATGATGAATGACGACATTGTAATTGTGTCACCGGACCACGGCGGCGTAACACGTGCGCGTAAAATGGCTGACCGCTTAAAAGCGCCGATTGCCATCATTGACAAGCGCCGTCCAAGACCAAATGTGGCTGAAGTCATGAACATTGTAGGGAACATCGATGGAAAAACGGCCATCTTAATCGACGATATCATTGATACTGCCGGAACGATTACACTTGCAGCAAATGCCCTGATCGAAAACGGTGCATCAGAAGTGTATGCATGCTGTACACACCCGGTTCTATCCGGACCTGCCATCGAAAGAATTGAAAACTCAACCATCAAAGAATTGGTTGTGACAAACTCAATCACTCTTCAGGAAGAGAAGAAAACAGGCAAGATTGTCGAACTTTCCGTTGCGCCGCTGATCGGTGAAGCGATCATCCGCGTTCATGAAGAGCAATCTGTCAGCACTCTATTTGATTGA
- the glmU gene encoding bifunctional UDP-N-acetylglucosamine diphosphorylase/glucosamine-1-phosphate N-acetyltransferase GlmU: protein MSNRYAVILAAGQGTRMKSKLYKVLHPVCGKPMVQHVVDQVTKLNIKEIVTITGHGAGMVEQQLGSSSKYALQEEQLGTAHAVMQAREMLEGKEGVTIVVCGDTPLIRHETMEALFKHHEELSAKATILTAHAENPFGYGRVIRNDMGMVEKIVEQKDASDDERKIKEINTGTYCFDNKALFEALNKVTNDNVQGEYYLPDVIEILKNEGEVVTAYQTADFGETLGVNDRVALSQAESFMKQRINEEHMRNGVTIIDPSNTYIGADVKIGSDTVLYPGTIISGNTIIGSECVIGPNTEISDCHIGEGTVIRQSAAHDSHIGSQVNIGPFAHIRPQSDIHDEVKIGNFVEVKKSVFGKGSKASHLSYIGDAEVGKDVNLGCGSITVNYDGKNKYLTKIEDGVFIGCNSNLVAPVTIGEGAYVAAGSTITEDVPGEALSIARARQVNKENYTQNLNIKK from the coding sequence ATGTCTAATCGATACGCGGTTATTTTAGCCGCAGGCCAGGGAACAAGAATGAAGTCAAAGCTTTACAAAGTACTTCACCCTGTATGCGGCAAACCGATGGTTCAACATGTAGTTGATCAAGTTACAAAGCTTAACATAAAAGAAATTGTCACGATTACTGGGCACGGAGCAGGAATGGTCGAACAGCAGCTTGGCTCAAGCAGCAAATATGCTCTTCAGGAAGAGCAGCTGGGCACCGCACATGCGGTTATGCAGGCCCGCGAAATGCTTGAAGGCAAAGAGGGTGTGACGATCGTAGTCTGCGGAGATACACCGCTCATCAGGCATGAAACGATGGAAGCACTTTTCAAGCATCATGAAGAGCTTTCTGCCAAAGCGACTATTTTAACAGCTCATGCAGAAAACCCATTCGGATATGGACGCGTGATCCGCAATGACATGGGGATGGTTGAAAAAATCGTGGAACAGAAAGATGCTTCTGACGATGAACGCAAGATAAAAGAAATCAATACTGGAACTTATTGCTTTGATAATAAGGCTTTGTTTGAAGCCTTAAACAAAGTAACAAATGATAATGTGCAGGGTGAATATTACCTTCCGGATGTTATTGAGATTCTGAAAAATGAAGGTGAAGTCGTTACGGCTTACCAGACGGCTGATTTTGGTGAAACTCTGGGTGTCAATGACCGGGTAGCCTTATCCCAGGCAGAATCATTCATGAAACAGCGGATTAATGAAGAACATATGCGTAACGGCGTGACCATTATTGATCCGTCAAACACATATATTGGTGCGGATGTGAAAATTGGCTCTGATACAGTTCTTTACCCTGGAACCATCATTTCCGGCAATACCATCATTGGTTCTGAATGTGTGATCGGACCTAATACGGAGATTTCTGATTGCCATATTGGAGAAGGCACAGTAATCCGCCAGTCTGCAGCACATGACAGCCATATCGGTTCACAAGTGAATATTGGGCCGTTTGCTCACATTCGTCCGCAATCAGATATTCATGATGAAGTGAAAATCGGCAACTTTGTTGAAGTGAAGAAGTCTGTTTTCGGAAAAGGAAGCAAAGCCTCTCACCTGAGCTATATTGGCGACGCAGAAGTAGGCAAGGATGTAAACCTGGGCTGCGGCTCGATCACAGTTAATTATGACGGCAAAAATAAGTACCTGACCAAAATCGAAGATGGTGTATTCATTGGATGCAACTCCAATCTCGTCGCACCGGTAACGATTGGGGAAGGTGCATATGTAGCAGCAGGCTCGACGATTACTGAAGATGTGCCGGGAGAAGCCCTATCCATTGCCCGCGCACGCCAGGTGAACAAGGAAAACTACACGCAAAACTTAAACATTAAGAAATAA
- the spoVG gene encoding septation regulator SpoVG: MEVTDVRLRRVNTDGRMRAIASITLDHEFVVHDIRVIDGNNGLFVAMPSKRTPDGEFRDIAHPINSGTRGKIQEAVLAEYHRLGELEVEFEEAGAS, from the coding sequence ATGGAAGTGACAGACGTAAGATTACGCCGCGTTAACACGGATGGACGTATGAGGGCAATTGCATCTATTACGCTGGATCATGAATTTGTTGTTCATGATATTCGTGTGATTGATGGGAATAATGGCTTATTCGTAGCCATGCCAAGCAAACGTACTCCGGATGGGGAGTTTAGAGATATCGCGCACCCAATCAATTCAGGAACGCGCGGTAAAATCCAGGAGGCTGTATTAGCCGAGTACCACCGTTTAGGTGAATTAGAAGTGGAATTTGAAGAAGCCGGTGCTTCCTAA
- a CDS encoding RidA family protein — protein MKVIQTNQAPAAIGPYSQGITVNNLFYSSGQIPLTAEGVMVDGDVKEQTHQVFKNLQAVLEEAGASLNTVVKATVFIKDMNEFGAINEVYGEYFSTHKPARSCVEVARLPKDALVEIEVVALVK, from the coding sequence ATGAAAGTCATTCAGACGAATCAGGCACCGGCAGCAATAGGACCCTATTCTCAGGGGATCACTGTAAATAACCTGTTCTACAGCTCAGGGCAAATTCCGCTCACAGCAGAGGGTGTTATGGTAGATGGGGATGTAAAAGAACAGACGCATCAGGTATTTAAAAACCTTCAGGCCGTGCTTGAAGAAGCTGGCGCGTCATTAAATACCGTGGTAAAAGCAACGGTGTTTATAAAGGACATGAACGAATTTGGAGCCATCAATGAAGTGTATGGAGAATACTTCAGCACCCATAAGCCTGCACGCTCCTGTGTGGAAGTGGCACGCCTGCCAAAGGATGCCCTGGTGGAAATTGAAGTAGTAGCACTTGTAAAATAA